One window of the Nicotiana tabacum cultivar K326 chromosome 4, ASM71507v2, whole genome shotgun sequence genome contains the following:
- the LOC107780948 gene encoding ubiquitin receptor RAD23b isoform X2, whose product MKLTVKTLKGSHFEIRVQPSDTIMAVKKHIEDVQGKDNYPCGQQLLIHNGKVLKDESTLVENKVSEDGFLVVMLSKSKTASSSGTTSAQPSVTAANPTPAPEVTPPSQAPKNVASASDAAAASLPTDDYSQAASNLVAGNNLEQTIQQIMDMGGGSWDKETVTRALRAAYNNPERAVDYLYSGIPETAEVAAPVAHGGVNSAAGTTAAPTAPSSGGPNSAPLNLFPQENVAGANGAGLGSLDFLRNNQQFQALRSMVQANPQILQPMLQELGKQNPQLLRSIQEHHQEFLQLINEPVDGSDGDIFDQAEQEIPHTVSVTPEEQAVIERLEAMGFDRALVIEAFLACDRNEELAANYLLEHAGDYED is encoded by the exons ATGAAGCTCACTGTAAAGACTCTCAAAGGCAGTCACTTCGAAATTAGGGTTCAGCCCTCCGATACC ATTATGGCTGTCAAAAAACACATTGAAGATGTGCAAGGAAAAGATAATTACCCATGTGGGCAGCAGTTGCTGATTCACAATGGTAAAGTGCTGAAGGATGAAAGTACGTTAGTGGAAAACAAAGTCTCTGAGGATGGTTTCCTCGTTGTCATGCTTAGCAAG AGCAAAACTGCTAGCTCAAGTGGGACAACATCTGCTCAG CCATCAGTTACTGCAGCTAATCCTACTCCAGCACCTGAAGTGACTCCGCCATCACA GGCCCCAAAGAATGTTGCATCAGCTTCTGATGCTGCAGCAGCTAG TCTTCCAACTGATGATTATAGTCAAGCTGCGTCAAATCTAGTTGCTGGCAATAATCTTGAGCAGACAATACAACAAATTATGGATATGGGTGGCGGCAGCTGGGACAAAGAGACAGTTACACGTGCACTTCGAGCAGCTTATAACAATCCTGAAAGAGCTGTTGATTACTTATATTCA GGAATTCCTGAAACAGCCGAAGTCGCTGCACCGGTTGCTCATGGTGGAGTTAATTCTGCAGCTGGGACTACTGCAGCGCCTACTGCACCTTCCTCTGGCGGACCTAATTCTGCTCCTTTAAATTTGTTTCCTCAG GAGAATGTTGCTGGTGCTAACGGTGCTGGTCTTGGATCCCTTGATTTTCTCAGGAACAACCAACAG ttccAAGCTTTACGTTCTATGGTTCAAGCTAACCCACAAATTTTACAA CCTATGCTTCAGGAACTAGGAAAGCAAAATCCTCAACTTTTAAGATCTATACAGGAGCATCATCAAGAGTTTCTTCAATTAATTAATGAACCTGTAGATGGTTCCGACGG GGACATCTTTGATCAGGCTGAACAAGAGATACCCCACACAGTTAGTGTCACACCAGAAGAGCAGGCGGTGATTGAGCGA CTGGAGGCAATGGGTTTTGATAGAGCTCTTGTCATTGAGGCTTTTTTGGCTTGTGATCGCAATGAGGAACTAGCCGCAAATTATCTGTTGGAGCATGCAGGAGATTACGAAGATTAA
- the LOC107780948 gene encoding ubiquitin receptor RAD23b isoform X1: MKLTVKTLKGSHFEIRVQPSDTIMAVKKHIEDVQGKDNYPCGQQLLIHNGKVLKDESTLVENKVSEDGFLVVMLSKSKTASSSGTTSAQQPSVTAANPTPAPEVTPPSQAPKNVASASDAAAASLPTDDYSQAASNLVAGNNLEQTIQQIMDMGGGSWDKETVTRALRAAYNNPERAVDYLYSGIPETAEVAAPVAHGGVNSAAGTTAAPTAPSSGGPNSAPLNLFPQENVAGANGAGLGSLDFLRNNQQFQALRSMVQANPQILQPMLQELGKQNPQLLRSIQEHHQEFLQLINEPVDGSDGDIFDQAEQEIPHTVSVTPEEQAVIERLEAMGFDRALVIEAFLACDRNEELAANYLLEHAGDYED, from the exons ATGAAGCTCACTGTAAAGACTCTCAAAGGCAGTCACTTCGAAATTAGGGTTCAGCCCTCCGATACC ATTATGGCTGTCAAAAAACACATTGAAGATGTGCAAGGAAAAGATAATTACCCATGTGGGCAGCAGTTGCTGATTCACAATGGTAAAGTGCTGAAGGATGAAAGTACGTTAGTGGAAAACAAAGTCTCTGAGGATGGTTTCCTCGTTGTCATGCTTAGCAAG AGCAAAACTGCTAGCTCAAGTGGGACAACATCTGCTCAG cAGCCATCAGTTACTGCAGCTAATCCTACTCCAGCACCTGAAGTGACTCCGCCATCACA GGCCCCAAAGAATGTTGCATCAGCTTCTGATGCTGCAGCAGCTAG TCTTCCAACTGATGATTATAGTCAAGCTGCGTCAAATCTAGTTGCTGGCAATAATCTTGAGCAGACAATACAACAAATTATGGATATGGGTGGCGGCAGCTGGGACAAAGAGACAGTTACACGTGCACTTCGAGCAGCTTATAACAATCCTGAAAGAGCTGTTGATTACTTATATTCA GGAATTCCTGAAACAGCCGAAGTCGCTGCACCGGTTGCTCATGGTGGAGTTAATTCTGCAGCTGGGACTACTGCAGCGCCTACTGCACCTTCCTCTGGCGGACCTAATTCTGCTCCTTTAAATTTGTTTCCTCAG GAGAATGTTGCTGGTGCTAACGGTGCTGGTCTTGGATCCCTTGATTTTCTCAGGAACAACCAACAG ttccAAGCTTTACGTTCTATGGTTCAAGCTAACCCACAAATTTTACAA CCTATGCTTCAGGAACTAGGAAAGCAAAATCCTCAACTTTTAAGATCTATACAGGAGCATCATCAAGAGTTTCTTCAATTAATTAATGAACCTGTAGATGGTTCCGACGG GGACATCTTTGATCAGGCTGAACAAGAGATACCCCACACAGTTAGTGTCACACCAGAAGAGCAGGCGGTGATTGAGCGA CTGGAGGCAATGGGTTTTGATAGAGCTCTTGTCATTGAGGCTTTTTTGGCTTGTGATCGCAATGAGGAACTAGCCGCAAATTATCTGTTGGAGCATGCAGGAGATTACGAAGATTAA
- the LOC107780947 gene encoding serine/threonine-protein kinase BLUS1 has translation MDKKKYPIGPEHYTLYEEVGQGVSASVHRALCIPLNEVVAIKILDFERDNSDLNNISREAQTMVLVDHPNVLKSHCSFVSDHNLWVVMPYMAGGSCLHILKAAHQDGFEETVIATVLREVLKGLEYLHHHGFIHRDVKAGNILIDSRGGIKLGDFGVSAYLFDSGDRQRMRNTFVGTPCWMAPEVMEQLHGYDFKADIWSFGITALELAHGHAPFSKYPPMKVLLMTLQNAPPGLDYERDKKFSKSFKQMIASCLVKDPSKRPSAKKLLKHPFFKQARSNDYIARTLLEGLPALGDRMKALKRKEEDMLAQKKIPDGQKEEISQNEYKRGISSWNFNLEDLKAQASLIPDEEIIGDKDQSGSSNALSGLDIPGKQLHKFQHQFSFSSQYSDATDFDSNNLSAPPSPANQNVAYSITKCEKSDDDLSIASSVHEPHISQNSSPCYENRMEMNLVGKGEQVADAKLFEGMPINFRQSDRSQLQNASSCNGASVLQTADDVPAEVISKHSRTPASSEDFDEKTKGHVVQQRGRFKVTSENIDLEKVGASPMLQKSQSMLVIPQNLAATLPLPPDATPSNLLTPAHFPTLQSILEANIIQRESILRLMRQVALGDSTVDAGCMLSNSSGVEKSLLEVAHDKEKELISEITDLQGRLIRAQEELQKYKAENAQNNS, from the exons ATGGATAAGAAGAAATATCCGATTGGGCCGGAGCATTACACGCTTTACGAGGAGGTAGGGCAGGGAGTGAGTGCCTCGGTTCATCGTGCTTTATGTATTCCTCTCAATGAGGTCGTTGCCATCAAAATCCTCGACTTCGAACGCGATAATTCCGATTTG AATAACATCTCGCGTGAAGCACAAACAATGGTCCTAGTTGATCATCCCAATGTTCTTAAATCACACTGCTCCTTTGTTAGTGATCATAACCTGTGGGTTGTCATGCCTTACATGGCTGGAGGTTCCTGTCTACACATTCTGAAGGCTGCTCATCAGGATGGGTTTGAAGAGACTGTTATTGCAACAGTATTGCGGGAAGTTCTAAAGGGTTTGGAATATCTTCATCATCATGGCTTCATCCATCGTGATGTTAAA GCTGGAAATATTCTCATTGATTCACGAGGTGGAATAAAGTTGGGAGATTTTGGTGTCTCTgcttatttatttgattcagGTGATAGGCAACGTATGCGGAACACATTTGTCGGAACTCCTTGTTG GATGGCACCTGAGGTCATGGAGCAATTGCATGGTTATGATTTCAA AGCTGATATTTGGTCCTTTGGCATAACCGCTTTGGAGCTTGCTCACGGACATGCTCCTTTCTCAAAATATCCTCCGATGAAG GTCTTGCTAATGACATTGCAAAATGCACCCCCTGGCCTTGACTATGAGAGGGATAAGAAGTTCTCGAAG TCTTTTAAGCAAATGATTGCTAGTTGCTtggtgaaagatccttcaaaacgaCCTTCTGCCAAAAAATTGCTGAAGCATCCTTTCTTTAAGCAAGCAAGGTCCAATGATTATATAGCAAGAACATTGTTGGAGGGTTTGCCAGCACTTGGAGATCGCATGAAGGCATTGAAG AGGAAAGAAGAAGACATGCTAGCACAGAAGAAGATACCAGATGGGCAGAAAGAAGAAATATCACAG AATGAATACAAACGGGGAATTAGCAGCTGGAACTTTaaccttgaagatttgaaggcacaGGCTTCTTTG ATTCCAGATGAGGAAATTATTGGTGACAAGGACCAAAGTGGGAGTTCGAATGCACTGTCTGGGCTTGACATTCCAGGGAAACAGCTACACAAGTTTCAGCATCAGTTCTCCTTCTCAAGTCAATATTCAGATGCTACCGATTTT GACAGTAACAATCTATCTGCCCCTCCTTCACCTGCCAACCAGAATGTGGCTTATAGCAT AACTAAGTGCGAGAAATCTGATGATGATTTAAGCATTGCTAGTTCAGTTCATGAACCTCACATTTCACAGAATTCTTCGCCATGTTATGAGAATCGCATGGAAATGAATTTGGTGGGAAAAGGTGAACAAGTGGCTGATGCCAAATTGTTTGAGGGCATGCCCATAAATTTTCGCCAGAG TGATAGAAGTCAACTCCAAAATGCATCCAGTTGCAATGGGGCTTCTGTTCTTCAAACAGCAGATGATGTGCCAGCTGAAGTAATCAGTAAACATTCTAGAACTCCAG CTAGCAGTGAAGATTTTGATGAGAAGACTAAGGGTCATGTTGTTCAGCAGAGAGGACGTTTCAAAGTTACCTCAGAGAATATCGACTTGGAAAAG GTAGGTGCATCTCCAATGCTACAAAAGAGTCAGAGCATGCTG GTGATTCCACAAAATCTGGCTGCTACTCTACCATTACCACCTGATGCTACTCCATCAAATCTACTTACCCCAGCCCATTTTCCAACGTTGCAGAGTATTTTAGAGGCAAATATTATTCAAAGG GAGAGTATTCTTAGACTGATGAGGCAAGTGGCCCTTGGAGACTCTACAG TGGATGCTGGATGCATGCTATCAAATTCGTCTGGAGTGGAGAAATCGCTG CTGGAGGTTGCTCATGACAAAGAAAAGGAATTGATTAGTGAAATCACTGACTTGCAGGGGAG GCTGATCCGTGCTCAGGAAGAGCTTCAAAAATACAAAGCAGAAAACGCTCAAAATAACTCTTGA